A region of the Prevotella melaninogenica genome:
CCATGCTCGTATGCAATCTCTTGTATTGTTTTCTGTGTCGTTCGAAGCTGACAGGCGAGGGCTTCTGCAAGCGTATGATCAATGATACACTTTGGTGATTTGCCAGATATACGATGCGCCACCTGCGACAAATAACGTGGAGAAACATTCAGACAATCAGCATAAAAAGCTACATCACGATTAGTATGATAATGCTCTTGCACTGCTTCTAAAAATTCATTGTATAGCTGACTACTTCGTCCACTGATATCACTCTTCCTTGCCACAAGCGTTCGTACATATTCCCGAGCATGTTGTAACGCCTCTTCCATTGGCTCATCTTGACTGAGATAGACTGCAAGTGCAGACGAAAAACTATTAGCAAGACCATGCTGCAAAGGGTCGTCCAACACAAACGAGCGGACTGTTCGACTCCCTTCTCCCTTCAATGAAGAGCAATCAAAGATTTTTTCTGCCTCTCCCTCACGCAAAATAACAAGCGAACAAAGTGGCAGCAATCGACAACGTATCTGCATAATCACGTCATCTGTCATCAATCTGTCACCATTACTTGCCGTCACAATTGGGTCATATATAATATGATGAGGACGATACTTCAACAGTGCATCCACCACGACAGCCAAGGTTTCTGTGGTTCTAATCATTCCCACCTTCACCGTGTCAGGCTGCATATCATTGATAATCGCCTCAATCTGTCCTCTAACAATCTCCGCAGGAAGGTCATAGAAAGCCTGAATACCCAAAGTATTCTGCACCGTGACAGACGTTACAGCCGACACAGCATAGCCTCCTAAGGTTGCTATCGTTCTGATATCAGCCTGCACACCAGAGCCACCAGTGCTATCTGAACCTGTTATTGTGAGAATTGTCTTCAACAGTTTAGGTTTATTGTTTTGCATACAAAGTAAATTGAAAATATTGAAACCTGCAAGAGTTATTCCTAAATTGACAAGAAAAACTACATTTCTGACTTTTATTAGGCTTATCAGTCTGATTAACCTTATTAGCCTTACAGCAATCAAAAAGCTTATAGACTCACATACATCAAAGGAATCTATCCACCCTATTATCATCCAATTTCATTGAAAACCTTTTCATTTTAAGACTTCGAAAACATGTAGATAAGGAATTGAAAAATCATTACATAATTTCAATTAAAACATCTGTAAATAATGGCAAAAACACATATAAGAAGCAGGTTCGCAACCAACAGTAAATCAATTAGTTATAAAATGGTATAAGAAAAGGTGCTTAATTGGACTTCAAAAGGGCGTTAATAAGGGTCTTAAAGGGCACCTTTTGCAAGCCAAAAGGGCGTCTTTTAGAAGCCCAAAGAGCATGTATTGGTTTTGAACTACACGAAAATAGTTTACAAACTTCAAGTAATAAGGGAATAAGTTGTTTGTGAAGACAGATAGACTTCGTACCTAATGACATTTATCATGTAGTTTATCCCCCTTTATAAAACCATCTTATTGGAGCTAATTATACCGGTGT
Encoded here:
- a CDS encoding bifunctional hydroxymethylpyrimidine kinase/phosphomethylpyrimidine kinase yields the protein MQNNKPKLLKTILTITGSDSTGGSGVQADIRTIATLGGYAVSAVTSVTVQNTLGIQAFYDLPAEIVRGQIEAIINDMQPDTVKVGMIRTTETLAVVVDALLKYRPHHIIYDPIVTASNGDRLMTDDVIMQIRCRLLPLCSLVILREGEAEKIFDCSSLKGEGSRTVRSFVLDDPLQHGLANSFSSALAVYLSQDEPMEEALQHAREYVRTLVARKSDISGRSSQLYNEFLEAVQEHYHTNRDVAFYADCLNVSPRYLSQVAHRISGKSPKCIIDHTLAEALACQLRTTQKTIQEIAYEHGFASQAQFSKFFRKQMGQTPSEWRRS